A window of Thermoanaerobaculia bacterium contains these coding sequences:
- a CDS encoding protein kinase, which yields MTLVAGTRLGPYEVLAPLGAGGMGEVYRAKDTRLDREVAVKVLPEHLSANSELRQRFEREAKAISALTHPHICTLHDVGNQDGVEYLVMELLDGQSLAERLENGALPPDQVIRYGVEIADALEAAHRAGIVHRDLKPGNVMLTRSGVKLLDFGLAKHRAAAVQSEISQLSSLPTELTPSRPALTEQGTIMGTFQYMAPEQLEGKEADARTDIFAFGCVLYEMATGKKAFTGKSRASMIGAILRDTPAPISSIAPMTPPAFDRLVQTCLAKEPEDRFQTAHDVKLQLQWIAEGGSQAGAPAVVVSRRKTREKIAWAAAAVLLLGVIALGYGYVRRKPAPASPVRFQLVLPDALSVVEAPRISPDGKLLAFSARSVDGKSQIWLRPLEALDPRPVPGTDGASYRPIWAPDSRHIAFVAEGKLKKVDISGAPPQTICDATTGADGSWGKDGTILFDGQASDPIRRVSAAGGLPQTAVKGEGGASVGWPSFLPDGKHFLYFEFGGGTGQGRLMAASLDPKEKARKVLDSDSLAQYALPGDLLYVKEGTLVAQAFDASALKLTGEPVPIAERMGATGNGLADFSVSANGALVYRGGVTNEDRLAWVDRSGKELSDVDKPAAYASTALSPDGTRLAMDLSDSRSDKSDIWIRDLVRGVTSRFTFDPANETAPVWSPDGSRLVYSSDRKGPPALYAKDASGTGPETELWSCGETVLANDWSSDGKFILVNRLTAKSSWDIWVYPTDRTAKPFPFVQGAFTEVIPTFSPDGRYVTYMSNESGRFEIYVQQFPGPGGKWQVSAAGGIEPHWSADGKTIYFRSLDAKMMAASVEAGATFTAGVPQALFDARLQPGNRRNSYLVTRDGQKFLLLSPVGREKIAPITVVLHWPETLHQ from the coding sequence GCGCCGGCGGCATGGGCGAGGTCTACCGCGCCAAAGACACGCGGCTCGACCGCGAGGTCGCGGTCAAGGTCCTGCCCGAGCACCTCTCGGCCAACTCCGAGCTCCGGCAGCGATTCGAGCGCGAAGCGAAGGCGATCTCGGCGCTCACCCATCCGCACATCTGCACGCTCCACGACGTCGGCAACCAGGACGGCGTCGAGTACCTCGTCATGGAGCTCCTCGACGGCCAGTCGCTCGCCGAGCGGCTGGAAAACGGCGCGCTGCCTCCCGACCAGGTGATCCGCTACGGCGTCGAGATCGCGGATGCGCTGGAAGCCGCGCACCGGGCGGGGATCGTCCACCGGGACTTGAAGCCCGGCAACGTCATGCTCACCCGTTCGGGCGTCAAGCTCCTCGACTTCGGTCTCGCCAAACACCGCGCGGCGGCCGTCCAGAGCGAGATCTCGCAGCTCTCGTCGCTCCCGACCGAGCTCACCCCTTCGCGTCCGGCCCTGACCGAACAGGGCACGATCATGGGGACCTTCCAGTACATGGCGCCCGAGCAGCTCGAGGGGAAGGAAGCCGACGCGCGCACCGACATCTTCGCCTTCGGCTGCGTGCTCTACGAGATGGCGACGGGAAAGAAGGCGTTCACGGGCAAGAGCCGCGCCTCGATGATCGGGGCGATCCTGCGCGACACACCGGCGCCGATCTCGTCGATCGCGCCGATGACTCCGCCGGCGTTCGACCGGCTCGTTCAGACGTGCCTCGCAAAAGAGCCGGAAGACCGCTTCCAGACCGCGCACGACGTCAAGCTCCAGCTCCAGTGGATCGCCGAGGGTGGCTCGCAGGCGGGAGCGCCGGCCGTCGTCGTGTCGCGGCGGAAGACCCGCGAGAAGATCGCCTGGGCGGCCGCCGCCGTGCTCCTCCTCGGCGTGATCGCTCTGGGCTATGGCTACGTCCGCCGCAAGCCCGCGCCGGCATCCCCCGTCCGCTTCCAGCTCGTGCTTCCCGACGCGCTCTCGGTCGTCGAGGCACCGCGAATCTCGCCGGACGGCAAACTCCTCGCGTTCTCGGCGCGCAGTGTGGATGGAAAGTCGCAGATCTGGCTGCGCCCGCTCGAGGCGCTCGATCCGCGGCCGGTGCCGGGGACCGACGGGGCGTCGTACCGGCCGATCTGGGCGCCCGACAGCCGGCACATCGCCTTCGTCGCCGAGGGGAAGCTCAAGAAGGTCGACATCTCGGGGGCTCCCCCGCAGACGATCTGCGATGCGACGACCGGCGCCGACGGATCCTGGGGAAAGGACGGGACGATCCTCTTCGACGGCCAGGCCTCCGACCCGATCCGCCGCGTCTCGGCGGCGGGAGGACTCCCCCAGACGGCGGTGAAAGGCGAAGGCGGGGCGAGCGTCGGATGGCCGAGCTTCCTCCCGGACGGAAAGCATTTCCTCTATTTCGAATTCGGAGGCGGAACGGGGCAGGGACGCCTGATGGCGGCGAGCCTCGACCCGAAGGAGAAGGCGAGGAAAGTCCTCGACTCCGACTCGCTTGCCCAGTACGCGCTCCCCGGCGACCTGCTCTACGTCAAGGAAGGAACGCTCGTGGCCCAGGCGTTCGACGCGTCCGCCCTGAAGCTGACCGGAGAGCCCGTTCCGATCGCCGAGCGGATGGGGGCGACCGGAAACGGCCTCGCCGATTTCTCGGTTTCCGCCAACGGCGCGCTCGTCTACCGCGGCGGCGTCACGAACGAGGACCGCCTCGCGTGGGTCGACCGGTCCGGAAAGGAGCTCTCGGACGTCGACAAGCCGGCCGCGTACGCGTCGACCGCGCTCTCTCCCGACGGAACGCGCCTGGCGATGGACCTCTCCGATTCGCGATCCGACAAGAGCGACATCTGGATCCGCGACCTCGTCCGCGGCGTGACCTCGCGATTCACGTTCGACCCTGCCAACGAGACCGCTCCCGTCTGGTCGCCGGACGGAAGCCGTCTGGTGTATTCCTCGGACCGCAAGGGCCCTCCGGCTCTCTACGCAAAGGACGCCTCGGGCACGGGACCGGAGACCGAGCTCTGGTCCTGCGGCGAGACGGTGCTCGCCAATGACTGGTCGAGCGATGGGAAGTTCATCCTCGTGAACCGGCTGACGGCGAAGAGTTCCTGGGACATCTGGGTGTATCCGACCGACCGAACGGCCAAGCCATTCCCCTTCGTGCAGGGCGCGTTCACCGAGGTCATTCCGACGTTCTCTCCCGACGGCCGATACGTGACCTACATGTCGAACGAATCGGGCCGGTTCGAGATCTACGTGCAGCAGTTCCCGGGTCCGGGCGGCAAATGGCAGGTCTCGGCGGCGGGCGGCATCGAGCCGCACTGGAGCGCCGACGGGAAGACGATCTATTTCCGGAGTCTCGATGCGAAGATGATGGCGGCATCGGTCGAGGCCGGCGCGACGTTCACCGCGGGCGTCCCGCAGGCCCTCTTCGACGCCCGTCTGCAGCCGGGGAACCGGCGAAACTCCTACCTCGTCACCCGCGACGGGCAGAAGTTCCTCCTGCTGTCCCCGGTCGGCAGGGAAAAGATCGCGCCGATCACGGTGGTGCTGCACTGGCCGGAGACCCTCCACCAATAG
- a CDS encoding protein kinase codes for MTLAAGTKLGPYEVISPLGAGGMGEVYRAKDTRLDREVAIKVLPEHLSANSELRQRFEREAKAISALTHPHICTLHDVGNQDGVEYLVMECIEGQSLATRLESGPLPPDQVIRYGTEIADALEAAHRQGIVHRDLKPGNVMLTRSGVKLLDFGLAKHRAAAVQSEISQLSSLPTELTPSRPALTEQGTIMGTFQYMAPEQLEGKDADARSDIFAFGCVLYETATGRKAFSGKSRASLIGSILKDQPAPISSIQPMTPPALDRLVQTCLAKEPDDRFQTAHDVKLQLQWIAEGGSQAGAPAVVVARRRSRERTAWAVAAAASMAAIALGIGFLRRAPAPKRVMRFEIPQPAGLTLMGAPKVSPDGRNVAFVGTDAQGKSELWLRSFDALTARPIAGTEGVTTLVRPFWSPDSRFVGYFVGDKLMKIPLDGGPPQKICDSPTLGDGTWSEDGTILFDGTAGDPIRRVAADGGIPKVEVATNIKGLTGVGWPQFLPGGRRFLLINNGGKEADNGVWIAELGGGGLHRVVSGLSRVEFAPPDELLFVRENTLVAQRIDPSSGKLRGDPIPVAEGVGIQNAGQADFSASRNGVLVYRAGQSEENRLAWIDVSNGHSDAGADLGTGRNPALSPDGRWLAVDRAEGKSQDIWLRDLKRGVSSRFTTDPKPEYAPLFTPDGKSLLYSRDEGGGRWAIVSRSLDSPDEKILVPAAPTQLTLAISPDGKSLLYQSIKGTVGTLAFGLFVTDLAAGGPGKAYSPSSFGELGGTFSPDGGWIAYSSNESGRFEVYVQAFPEPGRKWQISTDGGGSPIWAPDGHGLYYVAADRKLMRVDVKTAPGFDAGVPQALFPIALAPGRARNKILISPDGKRLLIMGSANAGASTPMTVVLDWNAAVRK; via the coding sequence ATGACGCTCGCCGCCGGAACGAAGCTCGGTCCGTATGAAGTCATCTCTCCCCTGGGGGCCGGTGGCATGGGCGAGGTCTACCGCGCCAAGGACACGCGTCTCGACCGCGAGGTCGCAATCAAGGTGCTTCCGGAGCATCTCTCGGCCAATTCCGAGCTCCGGCAGCGGTTCGAGCGCGAGGCGAAAGCGATCTCCGCGCTGACGCATCCGCACATCTGCACGCTCCACGACGTCGGCAACCAGGACGGCGTCGAGTACCTCGTCATGGAGTGCATCGAGGGGCAGTCGCTCGCGACGCGGCTCGAGAGCGGGCCGCTCCCGCCCGACCAGGTGATCCGGTACGGAACCGAGATTGCCGACGCGCTCGAAGCCGCGCACCGGCAAGGAATCGTCCACCGGGACTTGAAGCCCGGCAACGTCATGCTGACCCGCTCGGGCGTGAAGCTCCTCGACTTCGGACTGGCCAAGCATCGGGCGGCGGCCGTCCAGAGCGAGATTTCGCAGCTCTCGTCGCTGCCGACCGAGCTGACCCCCTCACGCCCGGCCCTGACCGAGCAGGGGACGATCATGGGGACATTCCAGTACATGGCGCCCGAACAGCTCGAAGGGAAGGACGCCGACGCCCGAAGCGACATCTTCGCGTTCGGATGCGTCCTCTACGAGACGGCGACCGGGCGGAAGGCGTTCTCGGGAAAGAGCCGGGCGTCGCTCATCGGTTCGATCCTGAAGGACCAGCCCGCTCCCATCTCCTCGATCCAGCCGATGACGCCGCCGGCCCTCGACCGGCTCGTCCAGACGTGTCTCGCCAAGGAGCCCGACGACCGGTTCCAGACGGCCCACGACGTCAAGCTCCAGCTCCAGTGGATCGCCGAGGGCGGCTCGCAGGCGGGAGCGCCGGCGGTCGTCGTGGCCCGGCGCCGGAGTCGCGAGAGGACGGCCTGGGCGGTCGCGGCCGCGGCGAGCATGGCGGCGATCGCGCTGGGAATCGGCTTCCTGCGCAGAGCACCCGCGCCGAAGCGCGTCATGCGCTTCGAAATCCCCCAACCGGCCGGACTGACGCTCATGGGCGCCCCGAAGGTCTCGCCGGACGGCCGGAACGTCGCCTTCGTCGGAACCGATGCGCAGGGGAAGAGCGAGCTCTGGCTGCGTTCGTTCGATGCATTGACGGCGCGCCCGATCGCCGGCACCGAGGGTGTGACGACGCTCGTGCGTCCCTTCTGGTCCCCCGACAGCCGCTTCGTCGGCTACTTCGTCGGCGACAAGCTGATGAAGATTCCGCTCGACGGTGGCCCGCCCCAGAAGATCTGCGACAGCCCGACCCTCGGCGACGGTACGTGGAGCGAGGATGGAACGATCCTCTTCGACGGCACGGCCGGCGATCCGATCCGGCGTGTGGCCGCGGACGGCGGAATTCCCAAGGTCGAGGTCGCGACAAACATCAAGGGCCTGACCGGCGTCGGCTGGCCGCAATTCCTTCCGGGCGGAAGGCGATTCCTCCTCATCAACAACGGCGGCAAGGAGGCCGACAACGGCGTCTGGATCGCCGAGCTCGGCGGCGGCGGGCTCCACCGGGTAGTGAGCGGCCTCTCCCGCGTCGAGTTCGCTCCGCCCGACGAACTGCTGTTCGTAAGGGAAAACACGCTCGTCGCACAGAGGATCGATCCCTCTTCGGGAAAACTGCGCGGGGATCCGATCCCCGTTGCGGAAGGCGTTGGAATCCAGAACGCCGGGCAGGCGGACTTCTCGGCGTCCCGGAACGGCGTGCTCGTCTATCGGGCCGGGCAGTCGGAAGAGAATCGGCTCGCCTGGATCGATGTTTCGAACGGACACAGCGACGCGGGAGCCGACCTCGGAACCGGCCGAAACCCCGCGCTCTCTCCCGACGGGCGATGGCTCGCCGTCGACCGGGCCGAGGGGAAGAGCCAGGACATCTGGCTGCGCGACCTGAAGCGAGGCGTGAGCTCGCGATTCACGACGGACCCAAAGCCCGAATACGCTCCGCTCTTCACGCCGGACGGAAAGAGCCTCCTCTACTCCCGCGATGAGGGAGGCGGCCGATGGGCGATCGTCTCGCGATCCCTCGATTCGCCTGACGAAAAGATCCTCGTTCCTGCGGCCCCGACGCAGCTCACGCTGGCGATTTCGCCGGACGGAAAGAGTCTGCTCTACCAGTCCATCAAGGGGACCGTGGGCACGCTGGCGTTCGGGCTATTCGTCACCGATCTCGCGGCCGGCGGTCCCGGAAAGGCCTACTCTCCCTCGTCGTTCGGCGAGCTCGGAGGAACGTTCTCTCCGGATGGCGGGTGGATCGCCTATTCGTCCAACGAGTCGGGCCGATTCGAGGTCTACGTCCAGGCGTTCCCCGAGCCGGGCCGGAAGTGGCAGATCTCCACCGATGGAGGCGGCTCACCGATCTGGGCGCCCGATGGACACGGTCTGTACTACGTCGCCGCGGATCGCAAACTGATGCGGGTCGACGTCAAGACCGCGCCCGGGTTCGACGCGGGCGTTCCACAGGCGCTCTTTCCGATTGCCCTCGCGCCCGGCCGAGCGCGGAACAAGATCCTCATCTCGCCCGACGGAAAGCGGCTGTTGATCATGGGATCGGCCAACGCGGGCGCCTCGACACCGATGACCGTGGTCTTGGACTGGAACGCGGCGGTGCGAAAATAG
- a CDS encoding protein kinase: MTLASGDRLGPYEILSPLGAGGMGEVYRAKDTKLQRAVAVKVLPESLAADPERLARFEREARVLASLNHPSIAAIYGVEDSTSVKALVLELVEGPTLQDRIEAGPIPVEEALPIARQIAEALEAAHEKGIVHRDLKPANVKVDHDGKVKVLDFGLAKALDPAASSSSPDLSHSPTLSIGTQAGMILGTAAYMSPEQARGKTADRRADVWALGVVLWEMLTGRRLFAGETVSDTLAAVLRQEIDWSALPEDAPPAVRKLLVRCLERDPRNRLHDAADARIELDEAGGTEPEAAGASPGPRRPSRTVWLPWAIAAAALSVGAVAIWKARASRPEVARLSIALPAGVALDTDTPVQAQILAISRDGRRVAFRGRTRDGAMLYLRFLDGSEAAPIRGTDDGFDPVFSPDGESLAFCAGGKLRRVAAVGGPAVDLAEDGGCRGAAWGRDGTIVFSPTVNSGLWTVPGSGGPPKPLTTLDVAAGERSHRWPELSPDGETVFFTVGTQDKPGDYDDSRIDAVPIHGGKRRLVYRGASTIRSLGGNDYLLVHARDLLRAHAGTGGEIREAAAPVLHGVGGDLRSGVAFAAAAGDGTLAAVVGVTAHDIDEIVTIDRAGKVSPTPIPPGRYDSLAVSPDGRRLAIGEGPGGGSSTDVWVADLADGNTLQLTSDGKAGSVRWMRDGLSLVYSTTAGSDLVRVPADGRAAPEPLCRFAESVPISVDSFSPDGSVLLVTRFGLAGHRADVDAVAIAGLHSVTPLLGTPAPEMNAAISPDGRRIAYTADYGRGEQIYVQGYPTLAGRWQVSRDGGSHAHWSTDGKELFFISGYTMMAVPVRTAPAFSYGEPKPLFTIENPAGSEYASNYDLSADGKRFYLIRKKKSAGDTGARIDVVLHATDGPQEVAR; this comes from the coding sequence ATGACGCTCGCATCCGGCGACCGCCTCGGTCCCTACGAGATCCTCTCTCCGCTGGGCGCCGGAGGCATGGGAGAGGTGTACCGGGCGAAGGACACCAAGCTCCAGCGCGCCGTCGCGGTCAAGGTGCTGCCCGAATCCCTCGCCGCCGATCCGGAGCGCCTCGCGCGATTCGAGCGCGAGGCCCGCGTCCTCGCTTCGTTGAACCACCCGAGCATCGCGGCGATCTACGGCGTCGAGGACTCGACGTCCGTCAAGGCTCTCGTTCTCGAGCTCGTCGAAGGACCGACGCTCCAGGACCGGATCGAAGCCGGGCCGATCCCGGTCGAGGAGGCGCTCCCGATCGCCCGCCAGATCGCGGAAGCGCTCGAGGCCGCGCACGAGAAGGGGATCGTCCACCGGGATCTCAAGCCCGCCAATGTCAAGGTCGATCACGACGGCAAGGTGAAGGTCCTCGACTTCGGACTCGCGAAGGCCCTCGATCCGGCCGCCTCGTCTTCCTCGCCCGACCTCTCGCACTCACCGACGCTCTCGATCGGAACGCAGGCGGGAATGATCCTCGGCACCGCCGCGTACATGAGTCCCGAGCAGGCGCGCGGAAAGACCGCCGACCGCCGGGCCGACGTCTGGGCGCTCGGCGTCGTGCTGTGGGAGATGCTGACCGGCCGGCGGCTGTTCGCCGGGGAGACCGTCTCCGACACGCTCGCCGCCGTCCTGCGGCAGGAGATCGACTGGAGCGCTCTCCCCGAAGACGCCCCTCCGGCCGTGCGGAAGCTCCTCGTCCGCTGCCTCGAACGTGATCCACGAAATCGCCTCCACGACGCCGCCGACGCGCGGATCGAGCTCGACGAGGCCGGCGGGACGGAGCCGGAGGCCGCCGGCGCGTCGCCGGGACCGCGGCGGCCGTCTCGGACGGTCTGGCTCCCCTGGGCGATCGCGGCAGCCGCACTCTCCGTCGGGGCCGTCGCGATCTGGAAGGCTCGAGCTTCCCGTCCCGAGGTCGCGCGGCTCTCGATCGCCCTCCCCGCCGGCGTCGCCCTCGACACCGACACGCCGGTCCAGGCGCAGATCCTCGCCATCTCTCGCGACGGCAGGCGCGTCGCCTTCCGCGGCCGGACCCGGGATGGCGCCATGCTCTACCTGCGTTTCCTCGACGGAAGCGAGGCGGCGCCGATCCGCGGAACCGACGACGGCTTCGATCCCGTCTTCTCTCCCGACGGGGAATCGCTCGCGTTCTGCGCGGGCGGAAAGCTCCGAAGGGTCGCCGCGGTGGGGGGCCCGGCCGTCGATCTCGCCGAAGACGGCGGATGCCGCGGCGCGGCGTGGGGCCGCGACGGCACCATCGTCTTTTCGCCGACCGTGAATTCGGGACTCTGGACCGTGCCGGGTTCCGGCGGGCCGCCGAAGCCGCTCACGACGCTCGACGTCGCCGCCGGGGAGAGGAGCCATCGGTGGCCGGAACTATCGCCGGACGGCGAGACCGTCTTCTTCACGGTCGGGACGCAGGACAAGCCGGGAGACTACGACGACTCCCGGATCGACGCCGTTCCGATCCACGGGGGGAAGCGGCGCCTCGTCTACCGGGGAGCGAGCACGATCCGGAGTCTCGGAGGGAACGACTATCTCCTCGTGCACGCCCGCGATCTTCTGCGCGCCCACGCCGGCACCGGCGGCGAGATCCGCGAAGCGGCGGCGCCCGTCCTCCACGGGGTGGGCGGCGACCTCCGGAGCGGCGTCGCGTTCGCGGCGGCGGCGGGCGACGGCACGCTCGCGGCGGTCGTCGGCGTCACGGCGCACGACATCGACGAAATCGTCACGATCGACCGGGCGGGAAAGGTTTCTCCGACTCCGATCCCGCCGGGACGCTACGACAGTCTCGCCGTGTCTCCCGACGGCCGCCGCCTCGCGATCGGAGAAGGCCCCGGCGGGGGCAGCAGCACCGACGTCTGGGTCGCCGACCTCGCCGACGGCAACACGCTTCAGCTCACCTCGGACGGGAAGGCCGGCTCGGTGCGGTGGATGCGGGACGGGCTCTCGCTCGTCTATTCGACGACGGCGGGCTCGGATCTTGTCCGGGTCCCCGCCGACGGGAGAGCCGCCCCCGAGCCCCTCTGCCGGTTCGCCGAATCGGTCCCGATCTCCGTCGATTCGTTCAGCCCGGACGGCTCGGTGCTCCTCGTCACGCGGTTCGGGCTCGCCGGGCACCGCGCCGACGTCGACGCGGTCGCGATCGCGGGCCTTCACTCGGTCACCCCTCTCCTCGGGACCCCCGCGCCCGAGATGAACGCCGCGATCTCTCCCGACGGGCGCCGGATCGCTTACACCGCGGACTACGGCCGGGGCGAGCAGATTTACGTCCAGGGGTACCCCACGCTCGCGGGACGCTGGCAGGTTTCGCGCGACGGCGGGAGCCATGCGCACTGGTCGACCGACGGAAAGGAGCTTTTCTTCATCTCCGGTTACACGATGATGGCGGTGCCGGTCCGGACGGCCCCGGCGTTCTCCTACGGGGAGCCGAAACCGCTCTTCACGATCGAGAATCCCGCGGGGTCCGAGTACGCGAGCAATTACGACCTCTCCGCCGACGGAAAGCGCTTCTATCTCATCCGAAAGAAGAAGTCCGCCGGGGACACCGGAGCGCGGATCGACGTCGTTCTCCATGCGACCGACGGACCGCAGGAGGTCGCGCGGTGA